In Paenibacillus sp. FSL R7-0345, a single window of DNA contains:
- the kduI gene encoding 5-dehydro-4-deoxy-D-glucuronate isomerase → MERRFASHPNEVKQFDTERLRKEFHIPVIFAPDELKLVLTHEDRMIVGGANPVNEDVVLTTDLKELGVTYFLERRELGVINVGGQGSIVVDGTEYEIGFKECLYVGQGAKDVVFKSADSAKPAKFYLNSAPAHQSYPTTKTTLEESESGALGGLENSNERTIHRFIHTNGVQSAQLVMGMTQLKPGSMWNTMPSHTHPRRMEAYFYFDLPDDSIVFHLMGEPTETRHIVMHNEQAVISPSWSIHSGVGTHNYTFIWSMAGDNKRYDDMDPVGMKELK, encoded by the coding sequence ATGGAAAGACGTTTTGCATCACACCCGAATGAAGTTAAGCAGTTTGACACTGAGCGCCTGCGCAAGGAGTTCCATATCCCGGTTATTTTTGCTCCAGATGAACTGAAGCTGGTTCTGACTCACGAAGACCGCATGATCGTGGGCGGAGCCAATCCGGTAAATGAAGATGTTGTACTCACCACTGACTTGAAGGAGCTTGGGGTAACTTACTTCCTGGAACGCCGTGAGCTGGGTGTTATCAATGTCGGCGGCCAGGGTTCGATCGTTGTAGACGGTACTGAATATGAGATCGGTTTCAAAGAATGTCTGTATGTGGGACAAGGCGCAAAGGATGTTGTATTCAAAAGCGCTGACAGTGCCAAGCCTGCCAAGTTCTATCTGAACTCTGCTCCGGCTCACCAGTCCTACCCTACTACCAAGACTACACTGGAAGAATCCGAATCCGGCGCACTCGGCGGACTGGAAAATTCCAACGAACGTACTATTCACCGTTTCATCCATACTAACGGCGTACAGAGCGCTCAGCTGGTAATGGGTATGACGCAGCTGAAACCGGGCAGCATGTGGAATACAATGCCGTCCCACACTCACCCGCGCCGGATGGAAGCCTACTTCTACTTCGATCTGCCGGATGATTCCATTGTGTTCCACCTGATGGGTGAGCCGACTGAAACCCGCCATATCGTAATGCACAATGAGCAGGCCGTCATTTCCCCAAGCTGGTCGATTCACAGCGGCGTAGGTACACACAACTATACCTTCATCTGGAGTATGGCCGGTGACAATAAACGTTACGATGATATGGACCCCGTAGGCATGAAAGAATTAAAATAG
- the kduD gene encoding 2-dehydro-3-deoxy-D-gluconate 5-dehydrogenase KduD: MSSLFSLAGKTAIVTGAAQGLGQGIALAFAEAGADVVSISLNESNETVAGCEAFGVKAMSISADLSDHTKLQGAFDQALELTGKVDILVNCAGMIRRTPAKDHSEKDWFDVINLNQNTVFLLSQIAGRHFLERGTGKIINICSMLSYQGGINVPGYTASKHAVAGLTKAFANEWAQYGLNVNAIAPGYMATENTAPIRADQNRSDSILERIPAGRWGTAEDVKGPAVFLASAASDYLNGHILAVDGGWLAR; encoded by the coding sequence ATGTCATCATTATTCAGTCTTGCAGGCAAAACAGCAATCGTAACCGGAGCAGCACAAGGTCTGGGTCAAGGGATCGCCCTGGCCTTTGCCGAAGCGGGTGCAGACGTTGTATCCATCTCGCTCAATGAGAGTAATGAAACAGTAGCTGGCTGTGAAGCTTTTGGCGTCAAAGCCATGAGCATCTCTGCTGACCTGAGTGACCACACCAAGCTGCAGGGCGCATTCGACCAGGCTCTGGAACTGACCGGCAAAGTGGATATCCTCGTTAACTGCGCAGGCATGATCCGCCGTACTCCAGCCAAGGACCACAGTGAAAAAGACTGGTTCGACGTAATCAACCTCAACCAGAACACTGTATTCCTGCTGTCCCAGATCGCAGGCCGCCACTTCCTGGAAAGAGGCACAGGCAAAATCATCAACATCTGCTCCATGCTGTCCTACCAGGGCGGTATCAACGTTCCTGGCTACACAGCAAGTAAACACGCTGTTGCCGGCTTGACCAAAGCTTTTGCTAACGAATGGGCTCAATACGGCCTGAACGTTAATGCTATTGCTCCAGGATACATGGCTACTGAAAACACTGCGCCAATCCGTGCGGACCAGAACCGTTCCGATTCCATCCTTGAGCGTATCCCTGCTGGCCGTTGGGGAACTGCTGAAGACGTTAAAGGTCCTGCAGTGTTCCTGGCTTCCGCTGCTTCCGACTACCTGAACGGCCATATCCTGGCTGTAGACGGCGGATGGCTGGCCAGATAA
- a CDS encoding chromosome condensation regulator: MNAGQALFSLAAGYRHTAGLRADGTVAATGDNKYGQCDVSGWSDIVAIAAGNAHTGNSHTIGLKADGTVVAAGWNRHGQCEVSGWGDIVAVAAGWRRTVGLKADGTVVAAGRNQEGECNVSGWSDILAVAAGDWHTAGLRSDGSVMVAGNNRYGQSNVSGWRGIVTVAAGYLHTVGLQPDGTVIAAGRNKESQCEVSSWNGIMAVAAGSHHTVGLKADGTVTATGWNKYGESELSGWRDIVAAAAGCTHTVGLRKDGTVVAAGSNEYGQCGVSGWNGIQVPGL; the protein is encoded by the coding sequence ATGAATGCTGGGCAAGCCTTGTTTTCTCTGGCGGCGGGCTATCGTCATACTGCCGGACTGAGGGCGGATGGCACAGTGGCGGCGACGGGAGATAATAAATATGGCCAATGTGATGTAAGCGGCTGGAGTGACATAGTAGCAATTGCGGCCGGAAACGCGCATACCGGCAATTCCCATACCATCGGGCTAAAAGCGGACGGTACCGTAGTTGCCGCCGGGTGGAACAGGCACGGTCAATGTGAGGTGAGCGGGTGGGGCGATATAGTGGCGGTCGCCGCCGGCTGGCGCCGCACTGTCGGGCTGAAAGCAGATGGTACTGTGGTTGCCGCAGGCCGGAATCAGGAAGGCGAATGTAATGTAAGCGGCTGGAGCGACATTCTGGCGGTAGCGGCAGGGGACTGGCATACTGCCGGTCTCCGGTCAGACGGCTCGGTGATGGTTGCAGGCAATAACCGGTACGGCCAGTCCAATGTAAGCGGCTGGCGCGGTATTGTAACAGTAGCTGCCGGCTATTTGCATACGGTGGGGCTTCAACCAGACGGCACGGTTATAGCCGCGGGCCGCAATAAAGAGAGCCAGTGCGAGGTAAGCAGCTGGAACGGTATTATGGCGGTAGCGGCAGGAAGTCATCATACGGTGGGTCTTAAAGCGGATGGTACAGTGACGGCTACAGGCTGGAATAAGTATGGTGAATCCGAGTTAAGCGGCTGGCGTGATATTGTAGCAGCGGCTGCAGGCTGCACTCATACTGTTGGTCTCAGAAAAGATGGCACAGTGGTTGCCGCAGGCAGTAATGAATACGGACAATGCGGGGTAAGCGGCTGGAATGGTATCCAGGTGCCCGGCTTGTGA
- a CDS encoding DeoR/GlpR family DNA-binding transcription regulator, whose translation MNPIRRHEMIMEVMLNQKDVTVNELSDRLQVSGKTIREDLSKLEEQGLIVRVHGGAVLAQSDQFGILPVKNPLDKYSDEKTEIALRAISHIEQDDIIALDGGSTTLEIARRLDNMSLTVVTNDVYIISELVPKDNIRLVVPGGYRVRNMLAGPEAVSYVQKLNIQKAFLSATAVHIEHGLSIYTGDLIDFKQALVSTARKVFAACDHHKFGQTALRTFASLQEVDVLLTDSGLSPETAEQFRKSGITIEVG comes from the coding sequence ATGAACCCGATACGGCGACACGAGATGATTATGGAAGTTATGCTGAACCAGAAGGATGTAACGGTAAATGAGCTCAGCGACAGGCTGCAGGTCAGCGGAAAAACAATCCGCGAGGATCTCAGCAAGCTGGAGGAGCAGGGATTGATTGTACGGGTGCACGGCGGAGCCGTGCTTGCCCAGAGCGATCAGTTCGGAATTCTCCCCGTAAAGAACCCGCTGGATAAATATTCAGACGAGAAAACGGAGATTGCGCTGCGAGCCATTTCCCACATCGAACAGGATGACATCATTGCACTGGACGGCGGAAGCACGACGCTGGAGATTGCCCGGCGGCTGGACAATATGTCTCTGACGGTGGTTACCAATGATGTGTACATCATCAGCGAGCTTGTTCCAAAAGACAACATCCGTCTGGTCGTCCCCGGAGGGTACCGTGTCCGCAATATGCTGGCAGGCCCCGAAGCCGTCTCCTACGTGCAAAAGCTAAATATACAAAAAGCATTTCTGTCGGCTACAGCCGTGCACATCGAGCACGGACTGTCTATCTACACCGGTGACTTAATTGACTTCAAGCAGGCGCTTGTATCCACAGCCCGCAAGGTGTTTGCTGCCTGTGACCATCACAAGTTCGGACAGACTGCGCTGCGCACCTTCGCTTCACTGCAGGAAGTCGATGTGCTGCTGACAGACAGCGGCCTGTCCCCTGAAACGGCGGAGCAATTCCGTAAGTCAGGCATCACTATTGAAGTCGGCTAA
- a CDS encoding YolD-like family protein gives MAKAKVAKRPTRDEFVLEELGNQLTEAMQEESVIVLTVWGKEEEVRGQITGMDSRTGKVHVSFGGELLKVPFMDIMAINYPRD, from the coding sequence GTGGCAAAAGCGAAAGTGGCCAAACGGCCGACAAGAGATGAATTTGTGCTGGAGGAGCTTGGCAACCAGCTGACGGAAGCAATGCAGGAGGAGTCAGTCATTGTGCTGACCGTATGGGGAAAAGAAGAAGAGGTACGCGGGCAGATTACCGGAATGGACTCACGGACCGGTAAGGTGCATGTAAGCTTTGGCGGGGAACTGCTCAAGGTTCCTTTTATGGATATTATGGCAATTAATTATCCGCGCGATTAG
- a CDS encoding YdcF family protein has protein sequence MIYFIKFLYSFLLPPGLFVLLFAAAAIWIWRKNRLPSITLLMLTVLLYLSMTPWMSDLLMGSLERKYAQPSQIDGDVIVILGGGATSGTPDIDGEGNISGPAANRLLTAARLYRESGLPLLFTGGQVFADSGNEADIAKRQLTGLGIPAEDILTENKSLNTEQNAEYTAALMKEYGLSRPVLVTSAFHIARGIEEFRKTGLSPQAYPSDYRVSPGGSFYLSKLFPSPGAMESTGVALKEYLGLLAAGL, from the coding sequence CTGATTTATTTCATTAAATTTCTCTACAGCTTCCTTCTGCCGCCGGGCCTGTTCGTCCTGCTGTTCGCGGCGGCAGCAATCTGGATCTGGCGCAAAAACCGCCTGCCCTCCATCACCTTGCTGATGCTTACTGTACTGCTCTACCTGTCCATGACGCCGTGGATGTCTGATTTGCTGATGGGCAGCCTGGAACGCAAATATGCCCAGCCGTCCCAAATCGACGGCGATGTCATTGTGATTTTAGGCGGCGGTGCGACGAGCGGAACACCGGATATTGACGGCGAAGGCAATATATCCGGCCCGGCGGCCAACCGGCTGCTGACTGCAGCGCGGCTGTACAGAGAATCCGGACTGCCGCTGCTGTTCACCGGCGGTCAGGTGTTTGCCGACAGCGGCAATGAGGCGGATATTGCGAAACGCCAGCTGACCGGCCTTGGCATTCCGGCAGAGGATATCCTGACCGAGAACAAATCGCTTAACACCGAGCAGAACGCTGAATACACCGCAGCGCTGATGAAAGAGTATGGCCTCAGCCGGCCGGTGCTGGTTACCTCTGCTTTCCATATCGCGCGCGGCATAGAGGAGTTCCGCAAGACCGGATTGTCTCCGCAGGCTTACCCGAGCGATTATAGAGTCAGCCCGGGAGGCTCCTTCTATCTCTCCAAGCTGTTCCCTTCCCCGGGCGCCATGGAGTCCACCGGGGTTGCCCTGAAGGAATATCTTGGCCTGCTGGCAGCCGGATTGTAA
- a CDS encoding MerR family transcriptional regulator, with amino-acid sequence MKIKEVSDRLKISQRAIRFYEEKGLIAPSKQDDNQYRMFDEEDIWRLQTIIALRESGMAVSDIQTVLSDIEVRGNSQLQYFLELQRSVMFSKWVEMKQIIETTDSMIASLKQNRALPLDDIYTLAEGSRRLREQRAWEDKWGFDRLASVHDQLVQENKRKYKDYEEALSLIVEWVSPIRGERGLDIGTGTGNLAGRLIDAGAEMTGVDQSNEMLKECQRKFPSIETKLGNFLALPCLDGKFDFVVSSFALHHLTDDQKRMAIQEMRRVLKPHGRICIADLMMDSKEGAAGENDENYIPIYELVDLFEANGYITKHLKMNELLHILLAVSIR; translated from the coding sequence TCCAAACAAGATGATAACCAATACCGTATGTTTGACGAAGAAGACATTTGGCGCTTACAGACAATCATTGCACTACGGGAATCGGGGATGGCGGTTAGCGACATTCAGACGGTGTTGTCGGATATCGAAGTCCGGGGAAACAGCCAATTACAATATTTTTTGGAGCTGCAACGGTCCGTCATGTTCTCCAAGTGGGTCGAGATGAAACAGATCATAGAAACGACAGACAGCATGATTGCAAGCCTCAAGCAAAACCGGGCGCTTCCGCTGGACGACATCTATACTCTTGCGGAAGGTTCAAGAAGGTTGCGGGAACAGCGGGCATGGGAGGATAAGTGGGGATTTGACCGCTTGGCCAGCGTTCACGATCAGCTGGTGCAGGAAAACAAAAGGAAATATAAAGATTACGAGGAGGCGCTTAGCCTCATAGTGGAGTGGGTGTCGCCAATCCGCGGGGAACGGGGACTTGATATCGGAACAGGAACGGGGAATTTGGCTGGAAGACTGATTGATGCAGGTGCGGAAATGACTGGAGTCGACCAGTCAAATGAAATGTTAAAGGAGTGCCAGCGCAAATTTCCATCGATAGAGACCAAGCTTGGCAATTTCCTGGCGTTGCCCTGCCTTGACGGGAAGTTTGATTTTGTTGTTTCGAGTTTTGCCCTGCATCACCTTACGGACGATCAAAAGCGGATGGCTATTCAAGAAATGCGCAGAGTATTGAAACCGCATGGCCGGATCTGCATTGCGGATTTAATGATGGACAGCAAAGAAGGGGCAGCTGGTGAGAATGACGAGAATTATATTCCGATTTATGAACTCGTTGATTTATTTGAAGCCAACGGATACATCACAAAACATCTTAAAATGAATGAACTGCTGCATATCCTCTTAGCCGTATCTATTCGATAA
- the ybaK gene encoding Cys-tRNA(Pro) deacylase translates to MQINKTNALRMLDAKGISYEVHHYDNEDGAIHGTAVADKIGKDPETVYKTLVAHSGPNLYVFVIPVGEELDLKKAAKAAGEKKIEMLPLKDLLKWTGYIRGGCSPVGMKKLYPTFIEESAELYDTIAVSAGKIGMQMELVPQELAGMTGAVFCDLVK, encoded by the coding sequence TTGCAGATCAATAAAACCAATGCGCTACGGATGCTGGATGCCAAGGGCATCAGCTATGAGGTGCATCATTATGACAATGAGGACGGGGCGATTCACGGAACAGCTGTAGCGGACAAAATTGGTAAAGACCCGGAGACGGTTTATAAAACACTGGTTGCGCACAGCGGACCGAACCTGTATGTGTTTGTTATTCCGGTAGGCGAGGAGCTTGATCTGAAGAAGGCGGCCAAGGCTGCGGGGGAGAAAAAGATTGAAATGCTGCCGCTCAAGGATCTGCTGAAATGGACAGGGTACATACGGGGCGGCTGCTCACCGGTCGGGATGAAGAAGCTGTATCCTACCTTTATTGAGGAAAGCGCGGAGCTGTACGATACGATCGCGGTCAGCGCAGGCAAAATCGGTATGCAGATGGAGCTGGTTCCGCAGGAGCTGGCGGGTATGACGGGCGCGGTGTTTTGTGATCTAGTCAAATAG
- a CDS encoding amidohydrolase family protein: MRTAFDAHLHIIDPRFPLIENQGFLPEPFTCRDYLDSAGELELKGGAVVSGSFQGFDQSYLIDSLQTLGPNFVGVTQLPHDTSDEELLKLHAYGVRAVRFNVRRGGSEDLSQLDYMARRVYELAGWHTELYIDSVNLPDIVPVLAALPAVSVDHLGLSQDGFHHLLALVDQGIRVKATGFGRVTLDVPQALSAIAAVNPDALMFGTDLPSTRARRPYHPADIELIYETLGDWLADKALYQNAADWYLKKR, from the coding sequence ATGCGCACTGCCTTTGATGCCCATCTGCACATTATTGATCCCCGCTTCCCGCTTATTGAGAATCAGGGCTTTTTACCGGAACCCTTCACCTGCCGGGATTATCTGGACAGTGCCGGGGAGCTTGAACTGAAAGGCGGCGCCGTGGTCTCCGGGTCCTTTCAGGGATTTGACCAAAGTTATTTAATCGACTCACTGCAGACACTCGGGCCAAATTTTGTCGGAGTAACGCAACTGCCCCATGATACTTCCGACGAGGAGCTGCTGAAGCTGCATGCCTATGGCGTAAGGGCTGTCCGCTTCAACGTCCGGCGTGGAGGCTCGGAAGACTTGTCACAGCTGGATTACATGGCCAGAAGAGTCTATGAGCTAGCCGGCTGGCATACGGAGCTGTATATCGACTCGGTAAATCTGCCGGACATCGTCCCGGTTCTGGCTGCCCTTCCTGCGGTATCCGTGGATCATTTAGGGTTATCGCAGGACGGTTTTCATCATCTGCTTGCCCTCGTCGACCAAGGCATCCGGGTAAAAGCGACCGGCTTCGGACGCGTCACGCTTGATGTGCCGCAGGCACTCAGTGCAATAGCTGCGGTTAATCCGGACGCGTTAATGTTCGGGACCGACCTGCCATCTACTAGAGCACGCCGCCCCTACCACCCTGCGGATATTGAGCTGATCTATGAGACGCTCGGTGATTGGCTTGCCGATAAAGCTCTTTATCAGAACGCAGCAGACTGGTATCTCAAAAAGAGATGA